The nucleotide sequence CGCGGGAGCAACGTCGCGGAAGAACTCGCCGTACACTTCATTCATCGCGGGAAACTCGTTCATATCTTTTAGATACACTGTTGTTTTCACCACGTTAGCGAGCCGCGAATTTCCCGCTTCCAAAATTGCTTGCAAGTTTTCCAATGCACGGCGCGTTTGCACTTTAATATCGCCTTCAACAATTTTTCCCGTAGAAGGGTCAAGCGGAATTTGTCCCGCAGTAATTAAAATGCCGCTGCCAAACACCACTCCTTGACTATACGGACCAATTGGAAGCGGCGCGTTTTCTGTTTGTATGATGCGTTTCATAAA is from Ignavibacteria bacterium and encodes:
- a CDS encoding RidA family protein — protein: MKRIIQTENAPLPIGPYSQGVVFGSGILITAGQIPLDPSTGKIVEGDIKVQTRRALENLQAILEAGNSRLANVVKTTVYLKDMNEFPAMNEVYGEFFRDVAPARTTVEVSRLPKDVKIEIEAFALVP